In Rissa tridactyla isolate bRisTri1 chromosome 2, bRisTri1.patW.cur.20221130, whole genome shotgun sequence, a single window of DNA contains:
- the CHPF2 gene encoding chondroitin sulfate glucuronyltransferase isoform X1 — protein MRLAALLAALRPVLPLVLGLSLGCSLSLLRASWSQGGGEEQCPGAVGPPGARGGGARPEAADGRPVPGHEDFKPRIVPYYRDPSKPYKKVLRTRYIQTELGFHERLFVAVLTSKATLNTLAVAVNKTVAHHFPRLLYFTGLRSAKVPHGMVLVAHGDERPIWLMYETMHYIHQHFGSDYDWFYIMQDDTYAQAEQVKALVTHLSINQDVYLGRAEEFIGGDEQARYCHGGFGYLISRSLLLKLHPHLDSCRNEILSVRPDEWLGRCIIDFLGIACVSQLQGQHYHTYELAKNTEPEKEEEEEFQAALAVHPVSDMTMMYRLHKHFSRIQLDRAYQEIQDLQMQIRNLTSLTPAGEGGLTWPVGINAPFLPKSRFEVISWDYFTEQHLFSCPDGSPKCELSGASKADVSEIIESALEQLNSRYQPLLRFSKRQLLNGYRRFDPTRGMEYTLDLLLEAVTQKGHSHVLAKRVSLVRPLSKVEIIPMPYVTEATRVQLVLPLTVQDLDFVANFLDMFAMNTLDTHDNALLTLLFIYHPYDAQRVSQVDVFAGVKAMVGELEKRYAEVKIPWISVKTEVPSQVKLMDIVSKKHPVDTLFFLASVWTEINMEFLNRCRMNTISNWQVFFPVHFQEFNPALVYRGEQTASSSTDFLRDGHFDRHSFAEACFYNSDYMTARTKLAADILDRDEVLESMEVFDVFLHYSGLHLFRAVEPGLVQKYALRSCNPRLSEELYHRCVLSNLEGLASRSHLAMALFEQEQANST, from the exons ATGCGCCTGGCTGCGCTGCTGGCCGCTCTGCGGCCCGTCCTGCCGCTCGTCCTGGGCCTCTCCCTCGGCTGCAGCCTGAGCCTGCTGCGCGCCTCCTGGAGCCAGGGCGGGGGCGAGGAGCAGTGCCCGGGGGCGGTGGGGCCTCCCGGggcccgcggcggcggagcgcggccggAGGCGGCGGATGGACGGCCGGTCCCGGGCCACGAGGACTTCAAGCCCAGGATTGTTCCGTACTACAGGGACCCCAGCAAGCCTTACAAAAAAGTGCTCAG AACTCGCTACATCCAGACAGAATTGGGATTCCATGAGAGACTGTTTGTGGCTGTGCTGACCTCCAAGGCTACCCTGAATACATTGGCAGTGGCAGTGAACAAGACGGTAGCCCATCACTTTCCACGCCTGCTGTACTTTACAGGGTTGCGCAGTGCCAAGGTGCCTCATGGCATGGTACTGGTGGCCCATGGGGACGAGCGTCCCATTTGGCTCATGTACGAGACCATGCACTATATCCATCAGCATTTTGGCTCTGACTATGACTGGTTCTACATCATGCAGGATGACACCTATGCACAGGCTGAACAGGTCAAGGCCCTGGTGACACACCTGAGTATTAACCAAGATGTCTACCTAGGACGAGCAGAGGAGTTTATTGGGGGAGATGAGCAGGCCCGCTATTGTCATGGCGGCTTTGGCTATCTGATATCCCGCAGCCTGCTGCTTAAGCTCCATCCGCACCTGGACAGCTGTCGCAATGAGATCCTCAGTGTGCGGCCCGATGAGTGGCTGGGACGTTGCATCATTGATTTCCTTGGCATCGCTTGTGTTTCCCAGCTCCAG GGCCAGCATTATCACACCTATGAATTGGCGAAAAATACTGagccagagaaggaggaagaagaggagttCCAAGCAGCTCTTGCTGTGCACCCCGTTTCCGACATGACCATGATGTACCGGCTGCACAAGCACTTCAGCAGGATCCAGCTTGACAGAGCCTACCAGGAGATCCAGGACCTCCAG ATGCAGATCAGGAACCTGACGTCATTGACCCCTGCAGGTGAGGGAGGCTTGACGTGGCCTGTGGGCATTAACGCCCCGTTTCTTCCAAAGTCACGTTTTGAGGTAATCAGCTGGGACTACTTCACTGAGCAGCACCTCTTCTCCTGTCCTGATGGCTCCCCCAAGTGTGAGCTCTCTGGAGCCAGCAAAGCAGATGTCAGTGAAATCATTGAGTCAGCACTTGAGCAGCTTAACAGTCGCTACCAGCCTCTGCTCCGCTTCAGCAAGCGGCAGTTGCTGAACGGCTACCGGCGTTTTGACCCCACGCGGGGCATGGAGTATACACTGGACCTATTGCTGGAGGCAGTCACCCAAAAGGGCCACAGTCATGTTCTGGCCAAACGAGTGAGCCTGGTGCGGCCCTTAAGCAAGGTGGAAATTATTCCCATGCCGTATGTGACAGAGGCCACACGGGTGCAACTGGTGCTTCCTTTGACGGTGCAGGACCTGGATTTTGTGGCGAACTTCCTGGATATGTTTGCTATGAACACACTGGACACACATGATAATGCCTTGCTGACTTTGCTGTTCATCTACCATCCCTATGATGCCCAGCGAGTCAGTCAGGTGGATGTTTTTGCTGGAGTCAAAGCCATGGTAGGAGAGCTGGAGAAACGCTACGCAGAAGTTAAAATTCCCTGGATTAGTGTTAAAACTGAGGTGCCATCGCAAGTGAAACTCATGGATATAGTCTCAAAGAAGCACCCTGTGGATACACTATTCTTCTTGGCCAGTGTCTGGACAGAAATCAACATGGAGTTCCTGAACCGCTGCCGCATGAATACTATCAGTAATTGGCAGGTCTTTTTCCCGGTGCATTTCCAAGAGTTCAACCCCGCATTGGTGTACCGTGGTGAGCAGACTGCTTCCTCCAGTACCGACTTCCTGAGGGATGGGCACTTTGACAGGCATTCCTTTGCTGAGGCCTGCTTTTATAACTCTGACTATATGACAGCACGTACCAAGCTAGCAGCTGATATCCTAGACCGAGATGAGGTGCTGGAGAGCATGGAGGTATTTGATGTCTTCCTCCACTATTCCGGTCTGCACCTATTTAGGGCTGTGGAGCCAGGGTTAGTGCAGAAATATGCACTTAGGAGCTGCAACCCCCGGCTTAGTGAGGAGTTATACCACCGCTGTGTGCTTAGCAACTTGGAAGGACTTGCATCACGCTCTCATTTAGCCATGGCCCTTTTTGAGCAGGAACAGGCCAACAGCACTTGA
- the CHPF2 gene encoding chondroitin sulfate glucuronyltransferase isoform X2, with product MDGRSRATRTSSPGLFRTTGTPASLTKKCSAVCHVGMSFLYRTRYIQTELGFHERLFVAVLTSKATLNTLAVAVNKTVAHHFPRLLYFTGLRSAKVPHGMVLVAHGDERPIWLMYETMHYIHQHFGSDYDWFYIMQDDTYAQAEQVKALVTHLSINQDVYLGRAEEFIGGDEQARYCHGGFGYLISRSLLLKLHPHLDSCRNEILSVRPDEWLGRCIIDFLGIACVSQLQGQHYHTYELAKNTEPEKEEEEEFQAALAVHPVSDMTMMYRLHKHFSRIQLDRAYQEIQDLQMQIRNLTSLTPAGEGGLTWPVGINAPFLPKSRFEVISWDYFTEQHLFSCPDGSPKCELSGASKADVSEIIESALEQLNSRYQPLLRFSKRQLLNGYRRFDPTRGMEYTLDLLLEAVTQKGHSHVLAKRVSLVRPLSKVEIIPMPYVTEATRVQLVLPLTVQDLDFVANFLDMFAMNTLDTHDNALLTLLFIYHPYDAQRVSQVDVFAGVKAMVGELEKRYAEVKIPWISVKTEVPSQVKLMDIVSKKHPVDTLFFLASVWTEINMEFLNRCRMNTISNWQVFFPVHFQEFNPALVYRGEQTASSSTDFLRDGHFDRHSFAEACFYNSDYMTARTKLAADILDRDEVLESMEVFDVFLHYSGLHLFRAVEPGLVQKYALRSCNPRLSEELYHRCVLSNLEGLASRSHLAMALFEQEQANST from the exons ATGGACGGCCGGTCCCGGGCCACGAGGACTTCAAGCCCAGGATTGTTCCGTACTACAGGGACCCCAGCAAGCCTTACAAAAAAGTGCTCAG CTGTTTGTCATGTAGGTATGTCCTTCCTTTATAGAACTCGCTACATCCAGACAGAATTGGGATTCCATGAGAGACTGTTTGTGGCTGTGCTGACCTCCAAGGCTACCCTGAATACATTGGCAGTGGCAGTGAACAAGACGGTAGCCCATCACTTTCCACGCCTGCTGTACTTTACAGGGTTGCGCAGTGCCAAGGTGCCTCATGGCATGGTACTGGTGGCCCATGGGGACGAGCGTCCCATTTGGCTCATGTACGAGACCATGCACTATATCCATCAGCATTTTGGCTCTGACTATGACTGGTTCTACATCATGCAGGATGACACCTATGCACAGGCTGAACAGGTCAAGGCCCTGGTGACACACCTGAGTATTAACCAAGATGTCTACCTAGGACGAGCAGAGGAGTTTATTGGGGGAGATGAGCAGGCCCGCTATTGTCATGGCGGCTTTGGCTATCTGATATCCCGCAGCCTGCTGCTTAAGCTCCATCCGCACCTGGACAGCTGTCGCAATGAGATCCTCAGTGTGCGGCCCGATGAGTGGCTGGGACGTTGCATCATTGATTTCCTTGGCATCGCTTGTGTTTCCCAGCTCCAG GGCCAGCATTATCACACCTATGAATTGGCGAAAAATACTGagccagagaaggaggaagaagaggagttCCAAGCAGCTCTTGCTGTGCACCCCGTTTCCGACATGACCATGATGTACCGGCTGCACAAGCACTTCAGCAGGATCCAGCTTGACAGAGCCTACCAGGAGATCCAGGACCTCCAG ATGCAGATCAGGAACCTGACGTCATTGACCCCTGCAGGTGAGGGAGGCTTGACGTGGCCTGTGGGCATTAACGCCCCGTTTCTTCCAAAGTCACGTTTTGAGGTAATCAGCTGGGACTACTTCACTGAGCAGCACCTCTTCTCCTGTCCTGATGGCTCCCCCAAGTGTGAGCTCTCTGGAGCCAGCAAAGCAGATGTCAGTGAAATCATTGAGTCAGCACTTGAGCAGCTTAACAGTCGCTACCAGCCTCTGCTCCGCTTCAGCAAGCGGCAGTTGCTGAACGGCTACCGGCGTTTTGACCCCACGCGGGGCATGGAGTATACACTGGACCTATTGCTGGAGGCAGTCACCCAAAAGGGCCACAGTCATGTTCTGGCCAAACGAGTGAGCCTGGTGCGGCCCTTAAGCAAGGTGGAAATTATTCCCATGCCGTATGTGACAGAGGCCACACGGGTGCAACTGGTGCTTCCTTTGACGGTGCAGGACCTGGATTTTGTGGCGAACTTCCTGGATATGTTTGCTATGAACACACTGGACACACATGATAATGCCTTGCTGACTTTGCTGTTCATCTACCATCCCTATGATGCCCAGCGAGTCAGTCAGGTGGATGTTTTTGCTGGAGTCAAAGCCATGGTAGGAGAGCTGGAGAAACGCTACGCAGAAGTTAAAATTCCCTGGATTAGTGTTAAAACTGAGGTGCCATCGCAAGTGAAACTCATGGATATAGTCTCAAAGAAGCACCCTGTGGATACACTATTCTTCTTGGCCAGTGTCTGGACAGAAATCAACATGGAGTTCCTGAACCGCTGCCGCATGAATACTATCAGTAATTGGCAGGTCTTTTTCCCGGTGCATTTCCAAGAGTTCAACCCCGCATTGGTGTACCGTGGTGAGCAGACTGCTTCCTCCAGTACCGACTTCCTGAGGGATGGGCACTTTGACAGGCATTCCTTTGCTGAGGCCTGCTTTTATAACTCTGACTATATGACAGCACGTACCAAGCTAGCAGCTGATATCCTAGACCGAGATGAGGTGCTGGAGAGCATGGAGGTATTTGATGTCTTCCTCCACTATTCCGGTCTGCACCTATTTAGGGCTGTGGAGCCAGGGTTAGTGCAGAAATATGCACTTAGGAGCTGCAACCCCCGGCTTAGTGAGGAGTTATACCACCGCTGTGTGCTTAGCAACTTGGAAGGACTTGCATCACGCTCTCATTTAGCCATGGCCCTTTTTGAGCAGGAACAGGCCAACAGCACTTGA